A genome region from Schistocerca nitens isolate TAMUIC-IGC-003100 chromosome 4, iqSchNite1.1, whole genome shotgun sequence includes the following:
- the LOC126251432 gene encoding uncharacterized protein LOC126251432 — protein sequence MTAPEGPGDCTASRPHLKGLADCTASRPHLKGLAEGTASRPHLKGLADCTASRPHLKGLSVCTASRPHLKCLADCTASRPHLKGLAACTASRPHLKGLADCTPSPLQLIGLADSTASRPHLMGLADSTASRPHLMGLADSIASRPHLMALADSTASRPHLMGLADSTASRPHLMGLADSTASGPHLMGLADSTASRPHLMGLADSTA from the coding sequence ATGACCGCACCTGAAGGGCCTGGTGACTGCACTGCGTCACGACCACACCTGAAGGGCCTGGCAGACTGCACTGCGTCACGACCGCACCTGAAGGGCCTGGCGGAAGGCACTGCGTCCCGACCGCACCTGAAGGGCCTGGCGGACtgcactgcctcacgaccgcacctgaaGGGCCTGTCGGTCtgcactgcctcacgaccgcacctgaaGTGCCTGGCGGACTGCACTGCCTCACGACCTCACCTGAAGGGCCTGGCGGCCTGCACTGCCTCACGACCTCACCTGAAGGGCCTGGCGGACTGCACTCCCTCACCACTGCAACTGATTGGCCTGGCCgacagcactgcctcacgaccgcacctgatgggcctggccgacagcactgcctcacgaccgcacctgatgggcctggccgacagcattgcctcacgaccgcacctgatggccctggccgacagcactgcctcacgaccgcacctgatgggcctggccgacagcactgcctcacgaccgcacctgatgggcctggccgacagcactgcctcaggaccgcacctgatgggcctggccgacagcactgcctcacgaccgcacctgatgggcctggccgacagcactgcctaa
- the LOC126251433 gene encoding collagen alpha-1(I) chain-like, with amino-acid sequence MRPQCLATAPDGPGQPHCLAASPHAPGRLHCLTAAPCGPGRPHCLAASPCGPGRPHCLAASPCGPGRPHCLAASPCGPGRPHCLTASPCGPGRPHCLAASPCGPGRPHCLAASPCGPGRPHCLTASPCGPGRPHCLAASPCGPGRPHCLAAWPCGPGRPHCLAASPCGPGRPHCLAASPCGPGRPHCLAASPCGPGRPHCLAASPCGPGRPHCLAAWPCGPGRPHCLAAWPFGPGRPHCLAASPCGPGRPHCLAASPCGPGRPHCLAASHCGPGRPHCLAASPCGPGRPHCLAAWPCGPGRPHCLAASPCGPGRPHCLAVSPCGPGRPHCLAASPCGPGRPHCLAASPCGPGRPHCLAASPCGPGRPHCLAASPCGPGRPHCLAASPCGPGRPNCLAAWPCGPGRPHCIAASPCGPGRPHCLAASPCGPGRPHCLAAWPCGPGRPHCLAASPCGPGRPHCLAAWPCGPGRPHCLAALPCGPGRPHCLAASPCGPGRPHCLPRPVVLADRTASPPHPVVLADRTASPPGPVGLADRTASPPRPVGLADRTASPPHPVGLADRTASPPHPVGLADRTASPPRPVGLADRTASPPHPVGLADRTASPPGPVGLADRTASPPRPVVLADRTASPPRPVVLADRTASPPGPVGLADRTASPPRPVGLADRTASPPRPVGLADRTASPPHPVGLADRTASPPGPVGLADRTASPPHPVGLADRTASPPHPVGLADRTASPPRPVGLADRTASPPRPVVLADRTASPPGPVGLADRTASPPHPVGLADRTASPPHPVGLADRTASPPGPVGLADRTASPPHPVGLADRTASPPRPVGLADRTASPPRPVVLADRTASPPHPVGLADRTASPPHPVGLADRTASPPGPVGLADRTASPPRPVVLADRTASPPRPVGLADRTASPPHPVGLADRTASPPRPVGLADRTASPPRPVVLADRTASPPGPVGLADRTASPPRPVGLADRTASPPHPVGLADRTASPPRPVVLADRTASPPVPVGLADRTASPPGPVGLADRTASPPHPVGLADRTASPPRPVVLADRTAALPRPVVLADRTASPPRPVGLADRTASPPHPVGLADRTASPPRPVGLADRTASPPRPVVLADRTASPPGPVGLADRTASPPRPVGLADRTASPPHPVGLADRTASPPRPVVLADRTASPPVPVGLADRTASPPGPVGLADRTASPPHPVGLADRTASPPRPVVLADRTAAPPRPVGLADRTASPPHPVGLADRTASPPRPVGLADRTASPPRRLALWAWPTALPRRLALWSWPTAMTGTDRSLSLTNAYDGKRRPLCMTTAPDG; translated from the exons ACCGCAGTGCCTCGCCACTGCACCTGATGGGCCTGGCCAACCACACTGCCTCGCCGCTTCGCCTCATGCGCCTGGCCGACTGCACTGCTTGACCGCCGCaccctgtgggcctggccgaccgcactgcctcgccgcctcgccctgtgggcctggccgaccgcactgcctcgccgcctcgccctgtgggcctggccgaccgcactgcctcgccgcctcaccctgtgggcctggccgaccgcactgcctcaccgcctcgccctgtgggcctggccgaccgcactgcctcgccgcctcgccctgtgggcctggccgaccgcactgcctcgccgcctcaccctgtgggcctggccgaccgcactgcctcaccgcctcgccctgtgggcctggccgaccgcactgcctcgccgcctcgccctgtggtcctggccgaccgcactgcctcgccgcctggccctgtgggcctggccgaccgcactgcctcgccgcctcaccctgtgggcctggccgaccgcactgcctcgccgcctcaccctgtgggcctggccgaccgcactgcctcgccgcctcaccctgtgggcctggccgaccgcactgcctcgccgcctcgccctgtgggcctggccgaccgcactgcctcgccgcctggccctgtgggcctggccgaccgcactgcctcgccgcctggccctttgggcctggccgaccgcactgcctcgccgcctcaccctgtgggcctggccgaccgcactgcctcgccgcctcaccctgtgggcctggccgaccgcactgcctcgccgcctcacactgtgggcctggccgaccgcactgcctcgccgcctcaccctgtgggcctggccgaccgcactgcctcgccgcctggccctgtgggcctggccgaccgcactgcctcgccgcctcgccctgtggtcctggccgaccgcactgcctcgccgtctcgccctgtgggcctggccgaccgcactgcctcgccgcctcgccctgtgggcctggccgaccgcactgcctcgccgcctcgccctgtgggcctggccgaccgcactgcctcgccgcctcgccctgtgggcctggccgaccgcactgcctcgccgcctcgccctgtgggcctggccgaccgcactgccttGCCGCCTCGCCCTGTGGTCCTGGCCGACCGAACTGCCTCGCCGCCTGgccctgtgggcctggccgaccgcactgcaTCGCCGCCTCaccctgtgggcctggccgaccgcactgcctcgccgcctcaccctgtgggcctggccgaccgcactgcctcgccgcctggccctgtgggcctggccgaccgcactgcctcgccgcctcaccctgtgggcctggccgaccgcactgcctcgccgcctggccctgtgggcctggccgaccgcactgcctcgccgccttGCCCTGTGgtcctggccgaccgcactgcctcgccgcctcgccctgtgggcctggccgaccgcactgcctc CCTCGCCCTGTGgtcctggccgaccgcactgcctcgccgcctcaCCCTGTGgtcctggccgaccgcactgcctcgccgcctggccctgtgggcctggccgaccgcactgcctcgccgcctcgccctgtgggcctggccgaccgcactgcctcgccgcctcaccctgtgggcctggccgaccgcactgcctcgccgcctcaccctgtgggcctggccgaccgcactgcctcgccgcctcgccctgtgggcctggccgaccgcactgcctcgccgcctcaccctgtgggcctggccgaccgcactgcctcgccgcctggccctgtgggcctggccgaccgcactgcctcgccgcctcgccctgtggtcctggccgaccgcactgcctcgccgcctcgccctgtggtcctggccgaccgcactgcctcgccgcctggccctgtgggcctggccgaccgcactgcctcgccgcctcgccctgtgggcctggccgaccgcactgcctcgccgcctcgccctgtgggcctggccgaccgcactgcctcgccgcctcaccctgtgggcctggccgaccgcactgcctcgccgcctggccctgtgggcctggccgaccgcactgcctcgccgcctcaccctgtgggcctggccgaccgcactgcctcgccgcctcaccctgtgggcctggccgaccgcactgcctcgccgcctcgccctgtgggcctggccgaccgcactgcctcgccgcctcgccctgtggtcctggccgaccgcactgcctcgccgcctggccctgtgggcctggccgaccgcactgcctcgccgcctcaccctgtgggcctggccgaccgcactgcctcgccgcctcaccctgtgggcctggccgaccgcactgcctcgccgcctggccctgtgggcctggccgaccgcactgcctcgccgcctcaccctgtgggcctggccgaccgcactgcctcgccgcctcgccctgtgggcctggccgaccgcactgcctcgccgcctcgccctgtggtcctggccgaccgcactgcctcgccgcctcaccctgtgggcctggccgaccgcactgcctcgccgcctcaccctgtgggcctggccgaccgcactgcctcgccgcctggccctgtgggcctggccgaccgcactgcctcgccgcctcgccctgtggtcctggccgaccgcactgcctcgccgcctcgccctgtgggcctggccgaccgcactgcctcgccgcctcaccctgtgggcctggccgaccgcactgcctcaccgcctcgccctgtgggcctggccgaccgcactgcctcgccgcctcgccctgtggtcctggccgaccgcactgcctcgccgcctggccctgtgggcctggccgaccgcactgcctcgccgcctcgccctgtgggcctggccgaccgcactgcctcgccgcctcaccctgtgggcctggccgaccgcactgcctcgccgcctcgccctgtggtcctggccgaccgcactgcctcgccgcctgtccctgtgggcctggccgaccgcactgcctcgccgcctggccctgtgggcctggccgaccgcactgcctcgccgcctcaccctgtgggcctggccgaccgcactgcctcgccgcctcgccctgtggtcctggccgaccgcactgccgcGCTGCCTCGCCCTGTGgtcctggccgaccgcactgcctcgccgcctcgccctgtgggcctggccgaccgcactgcctcgccgcctcaccctgtgggcctggccgaccgcactgcctcaccgcctcgccctgtgggcctggccgaccgcactgcctcgccgcctcgccctgtggtcctggccgaccgcactgcctcgccgcctggccctgtgggcctggccgaccgcactgcctcgccgcctcgccctgtgggcctggccgaccgcactgcctcgccgcctcaccctgtgggcctggccgaccgcactgcctcgccgcctcgccctgtggtcctggccgaccgcactgcctcgccgcctgtccctgtgggcctggccgaccgcactgcctcgccgcctggccctgtgggcctggccgaccgcactgcctcgccgcctcaccctgtgggcctggccgaccgcactgcctcgccgcctcgccctgtggtcctggccgaccgcactgccgcgccgcctcgccctgtgggcctggccgaccgcactgcctcgccgcctcaccctgtgggcctggccgaccgcactgcctcaccgcctcgccctgtgggcctggccgaccgcactgcctcgccgcctcgccgcctcgccctgtgggcctggccgaccgcactgcctcgccgcctgGCCCTGTGGTCCTGGCCGACCGCAATGACTGGGACTGACCGGTCGCTTAGCCTCACGAACGCATATGATGGGAAAAGAAGACCACTCTGTATGACGACTGCACCTGATGGGTGA